The Treponema medium genome has a window encoding:
- a CDS encoding Glu/Leu/Phe/Val family dehydrogenase, translating to MSKETLNPLANAQAQVKKACDALGADPAVYELLKEPQRMIEISIPVKMDNGSIKVFKGYRAAHNDAVGPYKGGIRFHQNVNADEVKALSIWMSIKCQVTGIPYGGGKGGITVDPSELSQRELEQLSRGWVRGLYKYLGEKVDVPAPDVNTNGQIMAWMQDEYNKLTGEQTIGVFTGKPLTYGGSKGRNEATGFGVAVVMREACKAIGMDLKKATVAVQGFGNVGKFTVKNIIKLGGKVVAVAEFDKKEGTYATYKESGFTFEELNEAKTKDGSLLHVPGAKKISLDDFWALNVDVISPCAMENAIKEHEANLIKAKLVCEGANGPITLEADDILYKKGILVTPDILTNAGGVTVSYFEWVQNLYGYYWTEKEVEEKEERAMVDAFNPIWALKQEKNVSFRQATYMKSIKRIDEAMKVRGWY from the coding sequence ATGAGCAAAGAAACCTTAAATCCGTTAGCAAATGCACAAGCACAGGTAAAAAAAGCGTGTGATGCTTTGGGAGCAGACCCCGCGGTGTATGAATTATTGAAAGAACCGCAGCGGATGATCGAAATTTCTATTCCGGTAAAGATGGATAACGGTTCTATCAAGGTATTTAAAGGATATAGAGCTGCGCATAACGATGCAGTCGGTCCCTACAAGGGTGGTATCCGCTTCCATCAGAATGTCAATGCCGACGAAGTAAAAGCTCTTTCTATTTGGATGAGTATTAAATGCCAAGTAACCGGTATTCCCTACGGCGGCGGAAAGGGCGGCATCACTGTTGATCCTTCAGAACTTTCGCAGCGCGAGCTGGAGCAGCTTTCACGCGGCTGGGTACGCGGTTTGTATAAGTATTTGGGCGAAAAAGTAGACGTACCTGCTCCGGACGTCAATACTAACGGACAGATTATGGCGTGGATGCAGGATGAATACAATAAACTCACCGGCGAGCAGACAATCGGCGTCTTTACCGGTAAGCCGCTTACCTACGGCGGTTCCAAGGGAAGAAACGAAGCAACCGGTTTCGGCGTTGCAGTTGTTATGCGTGAAGCCTGCAAAGCAATCGGTATGGATTTAAAGAAAGCAACCGTTGCCGTTCAGGGTTTCGGAAACGTCGGAAAGTTCACCGTTAAGAACATCATCAAGTTGGGCGGAAAAGTTGTTGCAGTTGCGGAATTCGATAAGAAAGAAGGCACATACGCAACCTATAAAGAAAGCGGCTTTACCTTCGAAGAATTGAACGAAGCAAAGACAAAAGACGGCAGCTTACTCCATGTTCCCGGTGCAAAGAAAATTTCTCTCGATGACTTCTGGGCATTGAATGTTGATGTTATCAGCCCTTGCGCAATGGAAAACGCAATTAAAGAGCACGAAGCCAATTTGATCAAAGCGAAATTGGTCTGTGAAGGTGCAAACGGCCCCATCACGTTGGAAGCGGACGATATCCTTTACAAGAAGGGCATCCTCGTTACTCCCGATATTCTGACCAATGCCGGCGGCGTTACCGTTTCTTACTTTGAATGGGTACAGAACCTCTACGGTTACTATTGGACGGAAAAAGAAGTTGAAGAGAAAGAAGAGCGCGCAATGGTCGATGCATTCAACCCGATTTGGGCATTGAAGCAAGAAAAGAACGTTTCGTTCCGCCAAGCAACTTATATGAAGTCCATCAAGAGAATTGATGAAGCGATGAAGGTAAGAGGCTGGTATTAA
- a CDS encoding methyltransferase family protein has product MEKDLCFKALVKFFFGVIVVGILLFLPAGTFYYWKAWLLMGILFIPMFFAGLILLLKNPELLKKRLNTKEEQAEQRLVIKLTGLMFLLGFILAGLNFRFGWIIMPDRVSWIGAAVFLFSYMLYAEVLRENTYLSRTVEVRKGQKVVDTGLYGIVRHPMYGVTILLFLSVPLVLGSIISFVVFLAYPVIIAKRIKNEEAVLEKELNGYAEYKNKVKYKIIPYIW; this is encoded by the coding sequence ATGGAAAAAGATTTATGCTTTAAGGCTTTGGTAAAGTTTTTTTTCGGTGTGATTGTCGTAGGGATTTTACTGTTTTTGCCTGCAGGAACATTTTATTATTGGAAAGCATGGTTATTGATGGGAATATTATTTATTCCGATGTTTTTTGCGGGACTTATATTGCTGTTGAAAAATCCCGAATTGCTCAAAAAACGCTTGAATACAAAAGAAGAGCAAGCGGAACAAAGGCTTGTGATAAAACTGACAGGATTGATGTTTCTTTTGGGATTTATTTTGGCCGGATTGAATTTCCGCTTCGGCTGGATAATAATGCCCGATCGGGTTTCATGGATCGGTGCTGCCGTATTTCTTTTTTCATATATGCTTTATGCAGAAGTATTGAGAGAAAACACCTACTTATCGCGAACGGTAGAAGTCCGAAAAGGACAAAAAGTTGTTGATACCGGATTGTATGGAATTGTTCGCCATCCTATGTACGGCGTAACGATTCTTTTGTTCCTTTCGGTGCCTTTGGTGCTCGGCTCTATTATATCTTTTGTTGTTTTTCTTGCATATCCGGTGATTATAGCGAAAAGAATTAAAAATGAAGAAGCCGTCCTTGAAAAAGAATTAAACGGATATGCCGAATATAAAAATAAAGTAAAATACAAAATCATTCCGTATATTTGGTGA
- a CDS encoding FmdB family zinc ribbon protein: MPTYDYMCDSCGAAFEVQHKMTDTPVIVCPQCGASAHQVFSAGFGLNFTGKGFYQTDTQKTAASENAKKVDVQEGSSQKKDKPAQSCSGGCDCSDSCSCSS; the protein is encoded by the coding sequence ATGCCTACGTATGACTATATGTGCGATTCTTGCGGAGCTGCTTTTGAGGTACAGCATAAAATGACTGATACTCCCGTTATAGTTTGCCCTCAATGCGGAGCATCCGCTCATCAAGTATTCTCCGCAGGATTTGGATTAAACTTTACCGGTAAAGGTTTTTATCAAACAGACACACAAAAAACAGCAGCGTCTGAAAATGCGAAGAAGGTTGATGTACAAGAAGGATCTTCGCAAAAAAAGGATAAACCAGCTCAGTCGTGCAGCGGAGGCTGCGACTGTTCAGACAGCTGTTCGTGTTCAAGCTAA
- the ileS gene encoding isoleucine--tRNA ligase, protein MYTPVDPKVDFPKQEEAVLRFWEDHDVFKKSVAQREGADEYVFFDGPPFATGLPHFGHFVPSTIKDIIPRYQTMKGKKVERRFGWDCHGLPVENLIEKELGLNSKTDIEKYGIAKFNEACRASVLRYVKEWRHTINRLGRWVDFDNDYKTMEPAYMESIWWVMKQLWEKGLLYEGHYILPYCPRCSTVLSNHELNLGGYKDVHDPAITIRFKARYTVAGTPAAKTFPAGVAKSTDSAGGTHDAGALPPNTYLLAWTTTPWTLPSNLGLALGADIDYVLVADEGEHYILAESRLAAYYREPEKCTVIWKKKGAELQGICYEPLFPYFANLTVKEDGSSDDAGRGAFQTLIGDFVSTEDGTGIVHTAPGFGEEDSTLFKGSGIPMICPVDAECKFTAEVPDFQGRFVKDTDKDIMERLKVERKLVKRDQILHAYPHCWRCSSPLIYRAVSSWFVSVEKVKDALLRANSKINWQPAHIKEGRFGKWLEGARDWAISRNRYWGNPLPIWKCSNPDCGHSLCVGSRDELKELSGVYPEDLHKHFVDKITIPCKQCGKTMYRVPEVLDCWFESGSMPYAQVHYPFENKKYFEEHFPAHFISEGLDQTRGWFYTLTVLAAALFDRPAFENCIVNGLVLATDGKKMSKSLRNYTDPNEVVQQFGADALRLFLMHSNVVKAEDLKYSDDGVRDILKGILIPLWNSYSFYVTYANIDGVTPPAHAKLDGTDAHIAAFVKELNNPLDRWILSVTEKLVFDVTAALDDYDLTKAIDPIVAYIDQLNNWYIRRSRRRFWKSENDGDKAQAYETLYRALKKFALVAAPVVPFITESIWQNLRTADDPLSVHLADYPVYAEAARDTELEFKMETVQKAVSMGRALRYQFNLKIRQPLKAVEIVTKNQQEKSVLREMESSIMEELNVKEVIFHDKEDELVEYSAKANFKVLGKELGAKMKTAAAQIEKLSSAEIESLFDGATLSIDVEGQAVELTSDKVILNRIEKANLKVLNEGTLTVALNTQVTEELLLEGYIRDLVRAVQNLRKESGLEVTDRITLSVSGIDTDGKHLLQKAFEANKDYLMNETLAVEAAFGAELPAGKTAAELDMGDGLCWHIALEKAEV, encoded by the coding sequence ATGTATACACCGGTTGATCCTAAGGTGGATTTTCCGAAACAGGAAGAAGCGGTTTTGCGCTTTTGGGAAGACCACGATGTTTTTAAGAAGTCTGTTGCACAGCGTGAGGGGGCTGATGAGTACGTGTTTTTTGACGGCCCGCCCTTTGCAACGGGGCTGCCGCATTTTGGGCATTTTGTGCCGAGTACGATTAAGGATATTATTCCGCGTTATCAGACGATGAAGGGGAAGAAGGTTGAGCGGCGGTTTGGATGGGACTGTCATGGGCTGCCGGTAGAAAACTTGATCGAAAAAGAGCTGGGGCTGAACTCGAAGACCGACATTGAAAAGTACGGTATTGCCAAGTTTAATGAGGCGTGCCGGGCGAGTGTGCTGCGCTATGTGAAGGAGTGGCGGCATACGATTAATCGGCTGGGACGCTGGGTTGATTTTGATAACGATTATAAGACGATGGAACCGGCGTATATGGAGTCGATTTGGTGGGTGATGAAGCAGCTGTGGGAGAAGGGGCTGTTGTATGAGGGGCATTATATTTTGCCGTATTGCCCGCGCTGTTCCACGGTACTTTCCAATCATGAGCTGAATCTCGGCGGTTATAAGGATGTACACGATCCTGCGATTACCATCCGCTTTAAGGCGCGGTATACCGTTGCGGGGACTCCTGCGGCGAAAACTTTTCCGGCTGGAGTTGCTAAGTCTACCGATTCAGCAGGGGGCACTCATGATGCAGGAGCGCTCCCGCCGAATACCTATCTTTTGGCGTGGACAACCACCCCGTGGACACTGCCGAGCAACCTGGGGCTTGCGCTCGGTGCAGATATCGACTATGTGCTGGTAGCTGATGAGGGTGAGCACTATATTCTTGCCGAATCCCGCTTAGCTGCGTATTACCGCGAACCGGAAAAATGCACCGTTATATGGAAGAAAAAGGGTGCAGAGCTGCAAGGTATCTGCTATGAGCCTCTCTTCCCGTATTTTGCGAATTTGACCGTAAAAGAGGACGGCAGTTCCGATGATGCAGGACGGGGTGCCTTCCAGACTTTAATCGGCGACTTTGTTTCTACGGAAGACGGTACGGGTATTGTTCATACAGCGCCGGGCTTCGGTGAAGAGGATAGCACGCTATTTAAGGGAAGCGGAATACCGATGATCTGCCCTGTCGATGCCGAATGTAAGTTTACGGCGGAGGTTCCGGACTTTCAGGGACGCTTTGTAAAAGATACTGATAAAGATATTATGGAGCGGTTGAAGGTTGAGCGGAAACTGGTGAAACGGGATCAAATCCTGCACGCCTATCCGCACTGCTGGCGCTGTTCAAGTCCGCTCATTTATCGTGCCGTCAGCAGCTGGTTTGTTTCGGTGGAAAAGGTAAAGGACGCACTACTGCGGGCGAATAGCAAAATCAACTGGCAGCCTGCTCATATCAAAGAGGGACGCTTTGGAAAGTGGCTTGAAGGCGCCCGCGACTGGGCAATCAGCCGGAACCGGTACTGGGGAAATCCGCTGCCGATCTGGAAGTGTTCCAATCCCGACTGCGGACACTCCCTCTGTGTGGGAAGCCGCGATGAGCTGAAAGAATTGAGCGGTGTTTATCCCGAAGACTTGCACAAGCACTTTGTTGATAAGATTACCATACCGTGTAAGCAGTGCGGCAAAACGATGTACCGTGTTCCGGAAGTGCTGGACTGCTGGTTTGAGTCCGGTTCGATGCCGTATGCGCAAGTGCACTATCCCTTCGAGAATAAAAAATACTTTGAAGAGCACTTCCCCGCTCATTTTATTTCCGAAGGGCTGGATCAAACCCGCGGCTGGTTCTATACGCTGACTGTCTTGGCGGCTGCGCTGTTTGACCGCCCCGCCTTTGAAAACTGTATTGTCAATGGGCTGGTGCTGGCAACTGACGGGAAAAAGATGTCTAAGTCGCTGCGGAACTATACCGATCCCAATGAGGTTGTCCAGCAGTTCGGGGCGGATGCGCTGCGCTTGTTCCTGATGCACTCAAACGTGGTTAAGGCGGAGGATTTGAAATACTCCGATGACGGTGTGCGCGATATTCTGAAAGGTATTTTGATTCCGCTGTGGAACAGCTACAGCTTCTACGTGACGTATGCGAACATCGACGGTGTTACGCCGCCTGCCCATGCAAAACTCGACGGCACGGATGCGCACATCGCTGCCTTTGTGAAAGAGCTGAACAATCCGCTTGACCGCTGGATTCTCTCCGTAACTGAAAAGCTTGTGTTTGATGTAACGGCGGCGTTGGACGATTACGACCTTACGAAGGCAATTGACCCGATTGTTGCATATATCGATCAGCTGAACAACTGGTATATCCGCCGCTCCCGCCGCCGCTTCTGGAAGAGCGAAAACGACGGCGACAAGGCGCAAGCCTACGAGACCTTGTACCGCGCGCTCAAGAAGTTTGCACTGGTCGCGGCTCCGGTTGTACCGTTTATCACCGAATCGATTTGGCAAAACCTGAGAACAGCTGATGATCCTCTTTCCGTACACTTGGCGGATTATCCCGTCTATGCGGAAGCGGCGCGGGATACCGAGCTTGAGTTTAAGATGGAGACGGTGCAAAAAGCCGTGTCGATGGGACGGGCGCTCCGGTATCAGTTCAATTTGAAAATCCGCCAGCCGCTCAAAGCTGTGGAAATTGTTACGAAGAACCAGCAGGAGAAGTCGGTCTTACGCGAAATGGAAAGCAGCATTATGGAAGAGCTGAACGTGAAAGAGGTGATTTTCCACGACAAAGAGGATGAGCTGGTTGAGTATTCCGCCAAGGCGAATTTTAAGGTGCTGGGAAAAGAGCTCGGCGCAAAGATGAAAACCGCAGCGGCTCAAATTGAAAAACTCTCTTCCGCGGAGATTGAAAGCCTCTTTGACGGCGCAACTTTGAGCATTGATGTTGAGGGGCAAGCGGTTGAGCTGACCTCCGACAAGGTGATCTTGAACCGCATTGAAAAGGCGAACCTCAAGGTGTTGAACGAAGGAACACTGACGGTTGCGCTTAACACGCAGGTAACCGAGGAGCTGCTGCTGGAAGGCTATATCCGCGACCTCGTCCGCGCGGTGCAGAACCTCCGGAAGGAGTCCGGGCTTGAGGTAACCGACCGGATTACGCTGAGCGTTTCCGGCATTGATACGGACGGGAAGCACCTCTTGCAAAAAGCGTTCGAGGCAAACAAGGACTACCTGATGAATGAGACCTTGGCTGTCGAGGCGGCCTTTGGGGCCGAGCTGCCTGCAGGAAAGACTGCCGCCGAGCTTGACATGGGCGATGGGCTATGCTGGCACATCGCGCTGGAGAAGGCGGAGGTGTAG
- a CDS encoding double zinc ribbon domain-containing protein, which translates to MNKQPKFFCENCNAEVRRDAVICPYCGRFFASVRCPSCGFTGTHKEFKDGCPSCGYAFTPDVQENKKSKTKKRKKRNFILCDIPKVKPISAPILTLYPYGYTG; encoded by the coding sequence ATGAATAAACAACCTAAGTTTTTTTGTGAAAATTGTAATGCAGAAGTCCGCCGTGATGCGGTGATCTGTCCGTATTGCGGTCGCTTTTTTGCCTCCGTGCGGTGTCCTTCGTGTGGATTTACCGGAACACATAAAGAGTTTAAAGACGGATGTCCTTCGTGCGGCTATGCATTCACTCCTGATGTACAAGAGAATAAAAAGAGTAAAACAAAAAAAAGAAAAAAAAGAAATTTCATATTATGCGATATACCAAAGGTGAAGCCAATATCCGCACCGATACTGACCCTTTACCCTTATGGATATACGGGGTAG
- the hflC gene encoding protease modulator HflC → MRARKIDPVKTKKVVQVGVALLAVLILVVMIQPFYILHEGQTAIITQFGEIVKTETEAGIHFKMPILHQVHRYTAKLLRIDGDPQKILTKEKQFIEVNTTSRWRISDIRKFYQSLVTYEGAYSRLSDIIDSSVRDIITVNSLDDVVRSTNNINETVHQEQFGLNTDEVKLEEVTGSEKVVYAAIEKGRDVLAAEILKKANMQLEDFGIEVIDVIFKEIKYSDELQVSVYNRMIKERNQIAQTFRSTGEGKKAEWLGKLENEKKSILSKAYSESEKIKGTADAQATAIYAASYGKSPEFYSFWKSLEVYQNALPDTEKILSTDMEYFQYLYKH, encoded by the coding sequence GTGAGAGCGCGTAAAATAGATCCGGTAAAGACTAAAAAGGTAGTACAGGTAGGTGTGGCATTACTGGCTGTACTTATTCTGGTGGTGATGATACAGCCTTTTTACATCTTACATGAGGGGCAGACGGCTATCATCACTCAGTTTGGCGAGATTGTCAAAACCGAAACGGAGGCGGGAATTCATTTTAAAATGCCGATTTTGCATCAAGTGCATCGATATACGGCAAAACTGTTACGCATCGATGGCGACCCTCAAAAAATCCTTACGAAAGAAAAGCAGTTTATCGAGGTAAATACGACCAGCCGTTGGCGTATTTCGGATATCCGTAAGTTTTATCAGTCGCTCGTAACCTACGAAGGCGCGTATTCACGTCTCTCCGATATTATCGACTCGTCGGTACGGGATATTATCACCGTTAATAGTTTGGATGACGTTGTCCGCAGCACCAACAACATTAACGAAACCGTCCATCAAGAGCAATTCGGATTGAATACGGACGAAGTGAAGCTGGAGGAGGTAACCGGTTCGGAAAAGGTGGTATATGCCGCTATCGAAAAAGGGCGCGATGTGCTGGCCGCCGAAATTTTAAAGAAGGCAAATATGCAGCTGGAAGATTTCGGCATTGAGGTTATCGACGTTATTTTTAAAGAGATAAAATATTCTGATGAATTGCAGGTTTCGGTCTATAATAGAATGATTAAGGAACGGAATCAGATTGCACAAACGTTCCGTTCTACCGGTGAGGGAAAAAAGGCGGAATGGCTCGGTAAATTGGAAAACGAGAAAAAGAGCATTTTGTCAAAGGCGTATTCCGAGTCGGAGAAGATAAAGGGAACGGCAGATGCGCAGGCTACCGCAATCTATGCTGCATCGTACGGCAAGTCCCCTGAGTTTTATAGCTTTTGGAAGAGCCTTGAGGTATATCAAAATGCGCTTCCCGATACAGAAAAGATATTATCAACCGATATGGAATACTTTCAATATCTCTATAAACATTAA
- a CDS encoding helix-turn-helix domain-containing protein, with protein sequence MNKEVGDTIRELRKEKHLSQEKLADAIDSHQVYISEIEKGIKLPSLTIINNIAKAFDVSLTYFMSRVEKKLEKSDTQEPPKNV encoded by the coding sequence GTGAATAAAGAAGTGGGGGATACCATACGGGAACTGCGGAAAGAAAAGCATTTATCTCAAGAAAAATTGGCAGATGCTATTGATTCGCATCAAGTATATATTTCTGAAATTGAAAAAGGCATAAAACTACCGTCTCTCACCATTATTAACAATATTGCAAAAGCATTCGATGTATCGCTGACTTATTTTATGAGCCGTGTTGAAAAAAAATTAGAAAAAAGCGATACGCAGGAACCGCCTAAAAATGTATAA
- a CDS encoding PD-(D/E)XK nuclease family protein, whose product MTKEDIFRDFLEKCGECDETLIDFFERFLFVIIKEHVIEEIRLKKRKIPFPFNILHIFKNHTNEVKNSTLLKEILNTEINGTCLRVDFIQYLNTLFNWTLDIQAIQPVEIEKYCDNSGRIDLFIEGKNFTLIIENKIDAGDQPQQLKRYIDSVRDEYAKDTYVIYLTRWGYTPSENSLPVPLRNELGKKFRLLKHGNIGQWIELLLEKDEYACIKTNQAYKYLYSGLLQFMHTELLLSNMTQEDNVTKEVIKSILQKYFSENGKTTLSDLEEYKSIFCNAEAVIAEMIKEEQCNNFLKDNNVEKYFSFADKIVKIVIEECDKKNIIYARPVKTFQQFKDELLQNFDTEYYAHLLEITVNENIPPIIVEIGYGYKEFYGTYFGVWDDTKNPILAGILEKKIKAIFKDISYYQYTDDKWQFLYTFEPGEKISEQQIADDIMKLCELCK is encoded by the coding sequence TTGACTAAAGAGGATATTTTCCGTGATTTTCTTGAAAAATGTGGGGAATGCGATGAAACACTGATAGATTTCTTTGAACGATTCCTATTTGTCATTATCAAAGAACATGTTATAGAGGAAATCCGACTTAAAAAGAGAAAAATACCGTTTCCCTTTAATATTTTACATATTTTTAAAAATCATACAAATGAAGTAAAAAATTCTACTTTATTGAAAGAAATACTTAATACAGAAATCAATGGTACCTGTTTAAGAGTAGATTTTATTCAATATTTAAATACGCTATTCAATTGGACTCTGGATATACAAGCAATTCAACCGGTGGAGATAGAAAAATATTGTGATAACTCCGGTCGTATTGACCTATTTATTGAAGGAAAGAATTTCACTTTAATTATTGAAAATAAAATTGACGCAGGGGATCAACCGCAGCAATTAAAACGGTATATTGACTCCGTCCGTGACGAATATGCAAAAGATACCTATGTGATATACCTTACTCGATGGGGATATACCCCATCTGAAAATAGCTTACCGGTACCGCTGCGTAATGAACTTGGTAAAAAATTCAGGCTATTAAAACACGGCAATATAGGTCAGTGGATTGAGCTGTTGTTGGAAAAAGATGAATATGCTTGTATAAAAACAAATCAAGCATATAAATATCTTTATTCGGGACTTCTTCAGTTTATGCATACCGAATTACTGCTTAGCAATATGACACAGGAGGATAATGTGACAAAAGAGGTTATCAAAAGTATTTTACAAAAATATTTTTCTGAAAATGGAAAAACAACTTTATCAGATCTCGAAGAATATAAAAGTATATTTTGCAATGCAGAGGCTGTTATTGCCGAGATGATCAAAGAAGAACAATGCAATAATTTTCTTAAAGATAACAACGTAGAAAAATACTTCAGCTTTGCAGATAAGATAGTCAAGATTGTTATAGAAGAATGTGATAAAAAGAACATAATTTATGCTCGTCCTGTAAAAACCTTTCAACAATTCAAAGATGAATTATTGCAGAATTTTGATACAGAGTACTACGCTCATCTATTGGAGATTACAGTAAATGAAAATATTCCTCCAATTATTGTTGAAATCGGATATGGATACAAAGAATTCTATGGAACATATTTTGGTGTTTGGGATGATACAAAGAATCCAATTTTAGCAGGCATTTTAGAGAAAAAAATTAAAGCGATTTTTAAAGACATTTCATATTACCAATATACTGATGATAAATGGCAATTCTTATATACATTTGAACCAGGAGAAAAAATCTCTGAACAACAAATTGCAGACGATATTATGAAGCTATGTGAACTCTGCAAATGA
- the hflK gene encoding FtsH protease activity modulator HflK: MKQLKNGQLVAIGAAVVLVILAFFSFTVVSTTDNGVVTRLGKYNRTLQPGLQFIIPIVERVYHIPVTTVQKEEFGFRTTMASDRSQYRNNILTESSMLTGDLNIINVEWTVQYRIIDPKAWLFNVEEGERINTVRDVSTAAINSLIGDRAILDIMGSERDSIQFSAKEIMNEKYKQLGLGIAVSSVQLQNVIPPEDVQQAFEDVNIAIQDMNRMINEGKEAYNKEIPKAKGEADRMIQEARGYAAERVNKAEGDVARFNAVYAEYSKAPDITKRRLYLETLDKIFSNTDKVIFIDKNVKNFLPLKNLSGGEQ, from the coding sequence ATGAAGCAATTAAAAAACGGACAGCTCGTTGCGATAGGCGCAGCGGTTGTACTCGTTATCTTGGCATTTTTCAGTTTTACCGTTGTTTCGACAACGGATAACGGTGTGGTAACTCGGCTCGGTAAGTACAACCGGACGCTGCAGCCCGGGTTGCAGTTTATTATCCCGATTGTCGAGCGGGTGTATCACATTCCGGTTACAACCGTTCAAAAGGAAGAATTCGGCTTTCGTACGACGATGGCATCAGACCGGAGTCAGTACCGGAATAATATCCTCACCGAATCTTCTATGCTGACCGGCGACCTCAACATCATCAATGTTGAATGGACGGTACAGTACCGCATTATCGACCCTAAGGCATGGCTCTTTAATGTTGAAGAAGGGGAACGGATTAACACCGTCCGCGATGTGTCCACTGCGGCAATCAACAGTCTAATCGGCGACCGCGCCATTTTGGATATTATGGGGTCGGAACGCGACTCCATTCAGTTCTCTGCAAAGGAGATTATGAACGAAAAGTATAAGCAGCTGGGCCTCGGCATTGCGGTTTCGTCGGTGCAGCTGCAAAACGTTATCCCGCCTGAGGACGTGCAGCAAGCCTTTGAGGACGTTAACATCGCCATTCAGGATATGAACAGGATGATTAACGAAGGTAAAGAAGCCTATAACAAGGAAATTCCCAAAGCGAAAGGAGAGGCCGACCGGATGATTCAGGAAGCGCGCGGCTATGCGGCGGAACGGGTCAACAAGGCGGAAGGAGATGTCGCCCGATTTAATGCCGTGTATGCCGAGTACAGCAAGGCGCCCGATATTACCAAGCGGCGGCTCTATCTTGAAACACTCGATAAGATATTTTCAAATACCGATAAGGTAATCTTCATCGATAAAAACGTCAAAAATTTCTTACCGTTAAAAAATCTTTCGGGAGGGGAACAGTGA
- a CDS encoding D-2-hydroxyacid dehydrogenase encodes MKAVVLDGFTLNPGDLSWKILQDIADITIYDKTAPDEVYERVKDCEAVLSNKIVFSKELIARLPKLRYIGVLATGYNVIDVEAAHAAGITVTNIPSYSTDSVAQLVFAFILQFYWHVKEHSDEVHGGTWSRSEHFCYTSFPTFELTGKTLGIIGFGHIGQRIAEIALVMGMRVLYVNRSSKTVPRLAAAKQVELDTLLAEADFISLNAPLNSASEKMIDAAALSKVKPSVFIINTGRGQLIDDEAVAAALKKGAIGGYAADVLSTEPPPANHPLFGCPNCFITPHIAWQTREARTRLLNLAADNVKSFLSGKPQNVV; translated from the coding sequence ATGAAAGCAGTCGTATTGGATGGGTTTACGCTTAATCCGGGGGATCTGTCGTGGAAGATTTTACAGGACATTGCAGATATTACGATATATGACAAAACCGCACCCGATGAAGTATATGAACGGGTAAAAGACTGTGAGGCTGTCTTATCGAATAAAATTGTGTTTTCAAAGGAATTGATTGCGCGTTTACCTAAGTTGCGGTACATCGGCGTGCTGGCAACCGGTTATAACGTTATCGATGTAGAGGCGGCTCATGCGGCAGGTATCACCGTAACGAATATTCCCAGCTACAGCACCGACAGCGTTGCGCAGCTGGTATTTGCATTCATCTTACAGTTTTATTGGCACGTAAAGGAGCACAGCGATGAGGTTCACGGCGGTACATGGAGCCGCAGTGAGCATTTCTGCTATACCTCGTTTCCGACGTTTGAACTGACGGGAAAAACGCTCGGTATTATCGGGTTTGGCCACATCGGGCAAAGGATTGCGGAAATTGCGCTTGTGATGGGGATGCGGGTGCTCTATGTTAACCGTTCGTCAAAAACGGTACCGCGGCTCGCTGCGGCGAAGCAGGTGGAGCTTGACACTCTCCTTGCCGAAGCCGACTTTATCAGCTTGAATGCGCCGCTTAATAGTGCAAGCGAAAAAATGATCGATGCTGCCGCGCTTTCGAAAGTAAAGCCGAGCGTATTTATTATCAACACCGGACGGGGGCAGCTTATCGATGATGAGGCGGTTGCCGCAGCACTGAAAAAAGGCGCCATCGGCGGGTATGCGGCCGATGTACTGAGCACCGAACCGCCGCCTGCAAACCATCCGCTGTTCGGCTGTCCCAACTGCTTCATAACGCCGCATATCGCATGGCAAACCCGCGAAGCGCGGACACGGCTGTTGAACCTCGCCGCGGATAATGTAAAAAGCTTTCTTTCCGGTAAACCGCAGAATGTAGTGTAA
- a CDS encoding type II toxin-antitoxin system RelE/ParE family toxin — protein sequence MEVVLSDQAKNDIADIYAYILNKLQSKINADAILTKLYSAMDSLSFMAESYHLYPHEPWYSIGVRYFSIGNYSIFYVVEKDIATVIHVSYGKRDLDKILSDYE from the coding sequence ATGGAAGTAGTTTTATCAGATCAAGCAAAAAATGATATAGCAGACATTTATGCTTATATTTTGAATAAATTACAATCGAAAATTAACGCAGATGCCATTTTAACTAAACTCTACTCTGCTATGGATAGTTTGAGTTTTATGGCGGAAAGTTACCATCTTTACCCGCATGAACCATGGTATTCAATAGGTGTTCGTTATTTTTCCATAGGCAATTATTCTATCTTTTATGTTGTAGAAAAAGATATTGCGACGGTAATACATGTTTCATATGGAAAAAGAGATTTAGACAAAATTTTGTCGGATTATGAATAA